In Lytechinus variegatus isolate NC3 chromosome 6, Lvar_3.0, whole genome shotgun sequence, the DNA window TGGTAAGGTCCTGGTCttattaaatatcaatggaaaggtaacaTGGGGATTATCATTAGGTCATTTGAAAATAACGAAAATTTTACATGAGGTGGAAATCCCCAATTAAAGAGCGCTAAAATGCCTCTCTGAGAAATGCTTTGCATTGGTCTCTGAATTGATTCGAATTTGATGACGTGTATGATGACACCAGAGACGTGATATAGCTCTCACACATCAAGATCCACACACGCGCGCAAAATCTATTGCGAATAGTAGTGAACGTGCgatttctccacactgtcactgagtAGTTCGATCATGAAATGGTAGAAAACCATAAAGTtatatctagatttggatttcgaAACAAATGttgttgaagaagaagaaatgctAGCTCTAGTGAACAAGAAAGCGATATGGAAGAAGGAAAATGGGGGAACTGTGCCGGTGATGGAGTGTAACCAACCCTGTCATGTCATGCATGTCGTATTTAGTCAATTCACATTTGCACCTGCACGGTGCACCACCAAAATGAAGCAATGATGAAAAAAAGTCCACAACAGAGTCTCTTCACTCATTCAACAACTtcgaaatataaataaataaattcttcatattcttcttaaatgataaattattgttaCAAATTTGTATATACGAAGATAGTGAATTTCAAATGTTAGGTCCTACATGTCATATAGATACATATAAATCGCACGTTCAGAAGGGCAATAACAGattgaaatgatgaaatatgtaaatgaaatgcatATAACATTTCTAATTTCTTACTTGGATGAGAAAGGAAAAAGGGTGTTTTTTAGCCTAAATGTCATCCAGCTTATCTTCTTAAACTTGTAACCTTTACAAGGTCTTATAAGTTAGGAATGGTCATGCCTGATAGTAATGGAGGGTTTTCCTTCCCATCTTCTTTTGAACTTTGACTGCTAAGTTTTCCAAAGTACTCAGtgttttaaaacagaaaaaaaaattgcatgagATACGATGAAAGGAAAAAACAACATTTCATCTGTTTATGAGACCAAAATAAGGAGAGGAGAGAaatttatatacaaataaaacactctttttcctcttcttctggAATTCGATACATTGTTTCCTAGTTTCGATTATCACAATGATaaggtgtatatatatatatatatatatatatataaatatatatatatatatatatatatatatatatatatatatatgtgtgtgtgtgtgtgtgtgtgtgtgaagctatacatgtacaacagctttggcaactctttttttatttaaatattgtaaagaaatggatgaagagaacaatggtagacgtagcttaaatcaaggttccccagagctatctaccctttggaaaaattggttagctctggggaaccttgatttaagctacgtctaccattgttctcttcatccatttctttacattatatatatatatatatatatatatatatatatctctctttTACGCAATTCCTGGCTCTCAGTAAACTGTAAAGTCTGTAAACAATTCTTGCACACAAAATTCTTTGGACGTGATATAAATacatgttgttttttgtttacatgtttgaATGGATGGAATTTTTTACATTGGCTTCAAAGCTCTAATAGGCAAAACATACTCGAGGTCTTTAAATTGCATTCTTATACGGTCATTCGACTGTCGAGTTTTTCAATTATTCAATTACCCCATTGTGATAATGGTATGCATTGTATGATATCTCAACTAAACATGCTTCTCAATATCGAAGCCATGGTTCTTTTACAAACGTTACATAATCAATTGGGTGTTGATTATGCAGTTAGAGTTTGGATAATTCGGCGAATAGGCTTGTTATACATGCTAACTAATTTTTTACCGCCATCTCTTAAGATGCTTTAACACACCtttgatttatattcaaataCTCCTTTTTCCAGTACAAAGAATTTTTGATATACAAATCACACAAAGAATTGCAGATGTTTTAATTGGGACTAACAGTCAGTCATTCATTGCGCATGCTTCCGGATcgatgttattttatttttatttttattgttatgttaaaTCCTTCTTTAATTGTGATCAAAGCTTGATCAAAATccagttttaaaaaaaagtacagaagttattgattttcaaaatctgACAGTATTTGGTGAAAACGATTTAGGCCTATATTCGCAATTGATGGTGCATGCGCGTGCAACATGTCTCCCAATGACAAAACAAGCATATGTGGTCTTACATATGAAATCAAAAGTCAATCCTATATTGCGTTTTATTCTTTGTGGGCAAACTTGAGTAAATAAGCAAATTCTAATTTAGTAAGTTAACATATGTAACAGTCAGACGAtggaatattcatttttaaaaagacatGCGTAAAAGGTTCCATAGAAAACaactgttttcaatttttttatcgaTTATAATAGGaatgtttgtctgattttactttttctctatttaaattATGTCATTTTCAGTCTGGATTACACCTTCAACGTTGTGCTGAATCGGGAACTACGCCATCTACGGCGAATGTCTGATAGACATAACAGCTTAAAGAAAGGGATTACCAAATCAGgtaaaatttcacatttatgaaaaatcgAAAGTTCTCTCCTCTCACcttacaatcatttttttttataaatcatgtcatttcatttatttaaaaagatttgatattttaagatTAAGAAATAGGTTTTATAATAGGGCATATTTGCTAATGTAAATCGATAAAATGTTATCATTTATTGCCTTCTCTCCCTCCATCTTACTTTCGTACTCATTTTACcatccctttctctctctcatcttcttctcctcatttcctttcttatTCGTGTTGTAgttcttcttctcttttcttttaaattcttactcgttttttctttcattacatttcattttattcatctcttttcttttgttaaagGATCCTCTCTCTCCAACCCCCTCTAGCCCTGCTGTAgttcttcttctcttttcttttaaattcttactcgtttttctttcatttcatttcattttattcttctcttttcttttgttaacggctcctctctctatctctccctctctctctctccgacCCCCTCTTGCccattctctttctcccttcctcttccttttcctatttttttttttttattttcacacatcgggcatggtggctcaacGGTAGATCGCGCGCCTCATGAAAGGTCGTGAGTTCGATCCCTTGCCGAGTCATCCCAAAGACTTTAATAAAATGAGACATTTttggccgattgcacgaaagggtctttgcaaggaccggctttcgtgtcgcccatttcCATGTGGAACgcattttgaataaatcatctgcatacatatttaattaaaataaacaaaatgtttgtttaaaaaataatgtggtATATCATGAacttgtataaaatttgatttaaaagcaagctaacaaatcttattctttatcataaatttcagaaacaccccgcttatagcgtatcataaaagatgggcgacacgaaagacggtctttgcaaagaccctttcgtgcaatcgtcTCCTAACTTCTTGCCAGGCGCTCAGCATCTAAATTGTATAGAAGCAAACAAATTAATCATAATATGGCAGCCAAGTATCCCCTAGACCTATCTTCGTTCCTCTTCGTCAATCAGATCCAGCCGCTCATCTTCATCTAATTTAAACCACGGTCCTCGCATACGAAGATCAGATACGGTGATAGTGCTTTGTGTATTATTGCCCCTGAACAAGCTCCAACCTCAAAATGCTCCCTCTGTTGAGATTTTCACATCCTCACTCAAAACTCACCTTTTCTCAACAATGACAtagttttttttagttattaatttttattaattaatggatattttattatttactttAGTCAGCCTACCTGTGCACTTTGAAACACCCACATAAAGCATcttataaatgttattatttgtagtattattagtagtattattagtagtattattatcatcatcattattatcattttattatcagtattattaccattattattattgttattattattattatcatcatcattattatcattactactactactactactactgctactactactacaactactacttctattaccaccaccactactactactactactactactactactactactactactactactactactgctgctgctgctacttctattaatactactattactactactattactactactacaactactgctgctactactatttgTCTATTATCACGTCCACAtatacccctccccccttcagtgtcatgggaacgattttttgaCGGGGTTGCTGAAGGAgatttgaaaagaagaaaaaaaaaagggttattggTGCCTAGGAATTTGAAAGGCAGAAAAAAGGGTTTTTACTACAAAATGGAGATTAAATTGGTTCAGAGGACTtcgaaaagcaaaaaaaaaagaaggtaaaactagaaaatgaaggtcatttggTTACCATTGGCATTTTTACACATCTTTCAgaataccggggggggggggctgcctgtggagaataatacacgcggCACCCCAAGAATTTTATTGGGGTGCTTAAACACCCCAGCACCCCACTTCCCAAGGCCATGACCTCTATCcatctttttttcctttgtatTATCAAGATAGTACGCTGGGGAATTAACACTGGGTGCACGTGCATCTTCCCCTTGTTCTACTTCCAACAGCTGATTTTCTAAACTTGGCTTCCACCTCCCAAAGTTTTGCACCCCATGCCACTTTAGTTCCACTGACCTACCCAGgaagtcggggggggggggggcacttccattgacgagtggataccatgcgcgaacaAAGAAACGCGTAAAaggagtagggggggggggggggctttttcaagatagggcacgttacgtacttaatgtaataagggtgtcaaaatacaaaaatactgAATAGAGGGGTTTTATATTTTGCAAGATATttggtcaaatttgcgaggttATAAACGatactaaaatgttttataaagggtgtactttttgctccaacacttcagAGTCCGACCGACGTccgaaacaaaacaataaaatattgctgtacttgtttaggggggggggggtcaatccAGGGAATGCTTGCCAATGGTACCGTTTTCTTTCAAGTACTTGTTAAggatagggtttcacatgccaattcTTATTAAGGGGTGCAATTTCAGAATACGGAAAATGCTTGTTTAGATtgtttttcgagaccccatggtcgtgcatggtatccccCCCCCTGGGCATGATGTGCATCATGGCGGCTAACTTCACCCCAGACCAACAATGTGAAGGAAAGGAGTGTCAATCAATCACAGATGTGACGTACTAcgtggaggagaagaagagactCTGTGATGACTGCGCCTCTAAAGAAAGATGCATCGCAAGAGTTAAAAGAGGTGtaccaaatatttattgtgaagaacatgatgaaaaggtaaaattatattgtaaaagTCATGGTAAAGCGTTATGTGCATTTTGTGCATTAGATCATTTAGACCATTGTGTGCGACAAAATATGGATGTCGCAATCGTAGACCTTCAAGCGAAACTTGCGAGcataaaagaaaaagggagggacaaattaaaagaaggtcgtctttatgaagatgaaattgacCAATGCACGAAAGACACAGACACCCATCTACAAGCTTTGAAAGATGAAGTTAATTCCATAATCAAGGAGGCGATCAACATAGATAAAGTCAAGGAGAAGATGGAGGCTGacaaaatcaaccaattttTTGATGATCAGAACCAAGCACTTCAAGAAGAGATTATGAAGATTAATGAGAAGATTCGAAAGaacaatgaagagagagagaaacaactTGAATTAATCCATACAAATGCACAGATTAGACAAAGACACATGGACAATAAGAAGATTGGTCTTCATAGAGACATTGATAACATTGTTAAAGAGAAGGATAAGAAGATCAGAGAGTTGATGAAATCATTACAGGATGACACAAAAGCAATAGAGAATGCATTACAGACCATAGATACAGTACTAGAGGACgataaaaacattgttaaagaTGGCCATAGTGTGAACATGTCAGTGAGTGATAAACTTAAGAAACCACTTTATAAGAATGATGTGAAACAAATCACTGATAGAATATCAGGtgtgaggtttgtgaagggTGTTGGGAGAGAGAAGTATGATGGTAGGATTGGTGGGTATGATGGCGAGTGGATGCTTAGTGATGTAATCAGTGTTAAAGATAAAGTCACAGTCCCATATATTGTTGGTTGCATTGATGAATGTAATGTGATCATCACTGACAGAGTCTCAAGTAGCCGGCATACATACATGTTAGATATAAACACTAAACACATTCAGAGAGTGATTACAGGTACTGATACATCATGTGTTTTCTCCTGTTCattactgaatgatgacaagtTAGTGTGCGGTAGATGGTGTAGAGGTTGTACAGGGGACAGTTTGACTGGATGCATCAGTGTGTATGACAGACAATGGATGCGcatcaatgacgtcacaataccaaGAAAAACAACGTACAATACCTCATGGGTGTATGTAGCTGTTGACCGTGATGGGATGATCATTGCTGCTGAGTGGGGTCAGTCTAAGATATACGTCATCAACCCAGCTGATAGTAAGATCGTGAATACCATCACATGTAAACAGGATGTATGGATGCGAGGTGTGCTATCATCAGGTCACATCATCGCTCAACCTAAAACTCGTGGTGAGAGAGTACTAATCATAGACAGACAGGGTGGTCAAAGGGAAATCCCCTACAGTGATATCTTGAATGTCAGTGTTGATCCTATAACAGACGACCTCTACGTCGTGACATCAGATGATGAGTACAAGACGTGTATGATTGATCAGGTGATGAGAGGGAGTGAAGTGAAGAAGAGAAGAGTGACGTCATTCCCTCTATCAATTAGACTGACTGATGAGGATGATAGGTTGCTTTACCTTGTTAATTCCCGTGTAATGATCTCATCATCAGGCAAGATAATTGCTTGTAATGGAGATAGTATTCTCGTATTCGAAAAGAGAATCTCACTATAGAATGATGATATATCGGGATCAATTATTGGATtaactttgacatttttttataccaTGACCACAGTGATACCATCTTTAGAGAATTATttgcatcaattatgttattAAGTTGTAGGCCTAATAACTCTCAGCCATTTTAAACATCCCGgttgaaaatgaacatttttttttcataggtcCGCATCCAAGAACATATCATTCATATGGAAATAGGTCTCAATATCATTTGTTGAATCTATTATATGCGAGGACATATttcataatgtcatattttctaattctttatttttccgtGTCATTTTGAAAGATAGATA includes these proteins:
- the LOC121416667 gene encoding uncharacterized protein LOC121416667 produces the protein MAANFTPDQQCEGKECQSITDVTYYVEEKKRLCDDCASKERCIARVKRGVPNIYCEEHDEKVKLYCKSHGKALCAFCALDHLDHCVRQNMDVAIVDLQAKLASIKEKGRDKLKEGRLYEDEIDQCTKDTDTHLQALKDEVNSIIKEAINIDKVKEKMEADKINQFFDDQNQALQEEIMKINEKIRKNNEEREKQLELIHTNAQIRQRHMDNKKIGLHRDIDNIVKEKDKKIRELMKSLQDDTKAIENALQTIDTVLEDDKNIVKDGHSVNMSVSDKLKKPLYKNDVKQITDRISGVRFVKGVGREKYDGRIGGYDGEWMLSDVISVKDKVTVPYIVGCIDECNVIITDRVSSSRHTYMLDINTKHIQRVITGTDTSCVFSCSLLNDDKLVCGRWCRGCTGDSLTGCISVYDRQWMRINDVTIPRKTTYNTSWVYVAVDRDGMIIAAEWGQSKIYVINPADSKIVNTITCKQDVWMRGVLSSGHIIAQPKTRGERVLIIDRQGGQREIPYSDILNVSVDPITDDLYVVTSDDEYKTCMIDQVMRGSEVKKRRVTSFPLSIRLTDEDDRLLYLVNSRVMISSSGKIIACNGDSILVFEKRISL